A single window of Brevundimonas naejangsanensis DNA harbors:
- a CDS encoding RusA family crossover junction endodeoxyribonuclease, whose amino-acid sequence MHGWIGTGKVRAREQGEAVEITIDGLTTQAKYYKPLVYEFMRKEWASRPSWGDYVVEIVMEHVGDPPWMDLDNLAKALLDAIKGYLFHDDSQVARLLVERREGERERISIRVFPRG is encoded by the coding sequence GTGCACGGCTGGATCGGAACCGGAAAGGTCAGGGCGCGGGAGCAGGGCGAGGCGGTCGAGATCACCATCGACGGCCTGACCACCCAGGCCAAATACTACAAGCCGCTGGTCTATGAGTTCATGCGCAAGGAGTGGGCGTCGCGTCCCTCCTGGGGCGACTACGTCGTCGAAATCGTGATGGAGCACGTCGGCGACCCGCCGTGGATGGACCTGGACAACCTGGCCAAGGCCCTGCTGGACGCCATTAAGGGCTATCTGTTCCACGACGACAGCCAGGTCGCCCGCCTGCTGGTCGAACGCCGCGAAGGCGAGCGCGAGCGGATCAGCATCAGGGTGTTTCCGAGGGGGTAA
- a CDS encoding DUF488 domain-containing protein, with amino-acid sequence MTVGLKRVYEPPSQADGTRILVDRLWPRGLSKDKAQVDLWLKEVAPSTELRQWFNHDPEKWPEFQRRYRAELRANGEAVSKLKAALASGRATLLYGAKDEAHNDAVVLAAFLGGA; translated from the coding sequence GTGACGGTCGGCCTGAAGCGCGTCTATGAGCCTCCGTCTCAGGCGGACGGGACGCGCATTCTGGTCGACCGCCTGTGGCCCCGCGGGCTGAGCAAGGACAAGGCGCAAGTCGACCTCTGGCTGAAAGAGGTCGCGCCCAGCACTGAGTTGCGCCAGTGGTTCAACCACGATCCCGAAAAATGGCCCGAGTTCCAGCGTCGGTACCGCGCCGAGCTGCGGGCGAACGGGGAGGCGGTCTCGAAGCTGAAGGCCGCGCTGGCGAGCGGTCGAGCGACTCTGCTCTATGGTGCGAAAGATGAAGCGCACAACGACGCCGTCGTGCTCGCGGCCTTTCTAGGCGGCGCCTGA
- a CDS encoding DMT family transporter produces MLAFGGVGVCALIWGTTWYAITFQLGAVDPVVSVVLRFGIASALLALVVKATGGRLALTRTQHLAALGQGLFSFAISYAFVYASEEKIASAVVAVIFAALAFLNLILFRVASGQKAAPSAWLGAGMGVAGVGVLSAGEVMGAGLGVHAVAGVSFAVIAVVASAFGNWFAWRGQQAGSQVLPSTAWAMAYGTGTLALYALITGVSWSVAWSPAYIVSLLYLAVFGSVIAFGLYFTIARARGYALASYISALTPPIAMLVSVMFEGARFGVLALAGLALVLAGQLFLIRAPKRSAA; encoded by the coding sequence ATGCTGGCCTTCGGCGGCGTGGGCGTCTGCGCCCTGATCTGGGGCACGACCTGGTACGCCATCACGTTCCAGTTGGGCGCCGTGGACCCGGTGGTGTCGGTGGTGCTGCGGTTCGGGATCGCCTCGGCCCTGCTGGCGCTGGTCGTCAAGGCGACGGGCGGGCGGCTGGCCCTGACGCGCACTCAGCATCTGGCGGCGCTGGGGCAGGGGCTGTTCTCGTTCGCCATCAGCTACGCCTTCGTCTACGCCTCGGAGGAGAAGATCGCCTCGGCGGTGGTGGCGGTGATTTTCGCCGCCCTGGCCTTCCTGAATCTGATCCTGTTCCGCGTCGCCTCGGGCCAGAAGGCGGCGCCGTCCGCCTGGCTGGGCGCGGGGATGGGCGTGGCCGGCGTCGGCGTTCTGTCTGCGGGCGAGGTGATGGGCGCGGGGCTGGGCGTCCATGCCGTGGCGGGCGTCAGCTTCGCCGTGATCGCCGTCGTCGCCTCGGCCTTCGGCAACTGGTTCGCCTGGCGCGGCCAGCAGGCGGGCTCGCAGGTTCTGCCTTCGACCGCCTGGGCGATGGCCTATGGCACGGGGACGCTGGCGCTGTACGCCTTGATCACCGGGGTGTCGTGGTCGGTAGCGTGGAGCCCGGCCTATATCGTTTCCCTGCTGTATCTGGCGGTGTTCGGCTCGGTCATCGCCTTCGGCCTGTACTTCACCATCGCCAGGGCGAGGGGCTATGCGCTGGCCAGCTACATCTCGGCCCTGACGCCGCCGATCGCCATGCTGGTGTCGGTGATGTTCGAGGGCGCCCGCTTCGGCGTCCTGGCCTTGGCGGGCCTGGCCCTTGTGCTGGCCGGGCAGCTGTTCCTGATCCGCGCGCCGAAGCGATCTGCGGCCTAG
- a CDS encoding YbaY family lipoprotein, which yields MEALMRSFLAPLVMIPALMAAACTTSPEPSSDTTEVRVTATYRERIMLPPGHTLTVRIEDVSRADAPSRVLAETRQPLDGRAPPYAVTLSVPNDEIDSRFEYAARAEIRDAAGALRFTTDTRHSVLTRGASNSADIVMVGVR from the coding sequence ATGGAGGCGCTGATGCGCTCTTTTCTCGCCCCGCTCGTCATGATCCCTGCCCTGATGGCGGCCGCCTGCACCACCTCGCCCGAACCTTCGAGCGACACGACCGAAGTCCGGGTCACCGCGACCTATCGTGAGCGCATCATGCTTCCGCCCGGCCATACCCTGACGGTCAGGATCGAGGACGTCAGTCGCGCCGACGCTCCATCGCGCGTGCTCGCCGAGACGCGGCAGCCTTTGGATGGCCGCGCGCCCCCTTACGCCGTCACCCTGTCCGTTCCGAACGACGAGATCGACAGCCGCTTTGAATACGCCGCCCGCGCAGAAATTCGCGATGCCGCCGGCGCCCTGCGCTTCACGACCGACACACGCCATTCGGTGCTGACCCGCGGCGCGTCGAACAGCGCCGACATCGTCATGGTGGGCGTGCGGTAA
- a CDS encoding ribbon-helix-helix domain-containing protein: MSGLIKRSVLLSGHATSVALEPEFWAILDAIGAELSLSRAGLMIRIDDWRGRRPLASSCRVLALQWAGGDRSFAEEKTP, translated from the coding sequence TTGAGCGGTCTCATTAAACGATCCGTCCTGCTGTCAGGCCACGCCACATCGGTGGCGCTGGAGCCTGAGTTCTGGGCCATTCTGGACGCCATCGGGGCGGAGCTTTCCTTGAGCCGCGCCGGACTGATGATCCGTATCGACGACTGGCGGGGCCGCCGCCCCCTGGCGTCATCCTGCCGCGTCCTCGCCCTGCAATGGGCGGGCGGCGACCGCAGCTTTGCAGAAGAGAAGACCCCATGA
- a CDS encoding SspB family protein, whose protein sequence is MTDQTPPVDEMHYEQLAQDALRGVIRLALERAAMPEGIPGAHHFYITFKTRAAGVSVPPDVLAKYPDEMTVVLQHQYWDLAVEPDLFSVMLKFGGAPKVLTVPYSAVVRFYDPSVQFLLQFDEPEIVEAEIAPLSPPARDPDAAAPPPSGDDGPKVVSLDQFRKK, encoded by the coding sequence ATGACGGATCAAACTCCCCCTGTCGACGAGATGCACTATGAGCAGCTCGCCCAGGACGCCCTGCGCGGCGTGATCCGCCTGGCGCTGGAGCGCGCGGCCATGCCCGAGGGCATCCCCGGCGCCCACCATTTCTACATCACCTTCAAGACCCGCGCGGCGGGCGTCAGCGTCCCGCCCGACGTCCTGGCCAAATATCCGGACGAGATGACGGTGGTGCTGCAGCACCAGTATTGGGATCTGGCGGTCGAGCCTGACCTATTCTCGGTGATGCTGAAGTTCGGCGGCGCGCCCAAGGTACTGACCGTGCCCTACAGCGCCGTGGTTCGTTTCTACGATCCCAGCGTGCAGTTCCTGCTGCAGTTCGACGAGCCGGAAATCGTCGAGGCCGAGATCGCCCCCCTGTCGCCGCCCGCGCGCGACCCTGATGCGGCCGCCCCGCCGCCGTCCGGCGACGACGGTCCCAAGGTCGTCTCTCTGGACCAGTTCCGGAAGAAATAG
- a CDS encoding GNAT family N-acetyltransferase produces the protein MRTFDICAYRQRMRAPETFETERLRLRPVQRMDAADIFQYAGEIPPTRFMPFQRHQDIADSLAFAQRCEGCWIEGSAFPWAVTEKMSERFLGVLELRLSPPKADFGYIFAEPFWGKGFATEAASAVVAWAIAQPSILRVWATCHPSNVASAAVLRRAGLSYEATLASWEARPQIGEVAGPSDCYALTRSATG, from the coding sequence TTGCGAACATTCGATATCTGCGCATATCGTCAGCGAATGCGGGCACCCGAGACTTTTGAAACCGAGCGATTGCGCCTGCGTCCAGTCCAGAGAATGGATGCTGCGGACATTTTTCAATATGCGGGCGAGATCCCTCCGACCCGTTTCATGCCGTTCCAACGCCATCAAGATATTGCTGACAGTCTGGCGTTCGCGCAGCGTTGTGAAGGCTGCTGGATCGAGGGCTCGGCTTTCCCTTGGGCTGTTACCGAGAAGATGTCTGAGCGCTTTTTAGGGGTGCTGGAACTGCGATTATCACCGCCCAAGGCTGACTTCGGCTACATCTTCGCTGAACCCTTCTGGGGAAAGGGCTTCGCCACCGAAGCCGCATCCGCCGTGGTCGCCTGGGCAATTGCTCAGCCCTCAATCCTTCGCGTCTGGGCAACATGCCATCCTAGCAACGTGGCGTCGGCTGCGGTCCTCCGTAGGGCGGGGCTAAGCTACGAAGCGACGCTGGCGAGTTGGGAAGCGCGCCCTCAAATTGGAGAAGTCGCCGGCCCGAGCGATTGCTACGCTCTCACGAGGTCCGCGACAGGATGA
- a CDS encoding SIMPL domain-containing protein, which translates to MSDNRIDTGRLIPAAVFGGLMAIGLIGGGALIGQGVVNARAGDRSVTVRGLAEKDVKADLAVLPIRFTTSGDVLSEVQSRIDGDLAIVRQFLKAQGYPDDAVDLGQLGVADTRSREYMSQTGGPRFILTQTVIVRTTDVDRVQTTTRNLNDLVRQGVVLQDFNGPSYMFTKLNDVRPAMIAEATAAARSGAEQFAKDSGAPLGPIKTAGQGSFEILSRDGTGDEASSPNKKVRVVTTISYRLK; encoded by the coding sequence ATGAGCGATAATCGCATCGACACCGGACGCCTGATCCCGGCGGCTGTCTTCGGCGGGCTGATGGCTATCGGCCTGATCGGCGGCGGCGCCTTGATCGGACAGGGCGTGGTCAACGCCCGCGCCGGCGACCGCTCGGTCACGGTGCGCGGCCTGGCGGAAAAGGACGTGAAGGCCGACCTGGCCGTCCTGCCGATCCGCTTCACCACCTCGGGCGACGTGCTTTCCGAGGTCCAGAGCCGCATCGACGGCGACCTGGCCATCGTGCGCCAGTTCCTGAAGGCGCAGGGCTATCCTGACGATGCGGTCGACCTGGGCCAGCTGGGCGTCGCCGACACCCGTTCGCGCGAATACATGAGCCAGACCGGCGGGCCGCGCTTCATCCTGACCCAGACCGTGATCGTGCGCACCACCGACGTGGACCGGGTGCAGACGACCACGCGCAATCTGAACGATCTGGTGCGTCAGGGCGTGGTGCTGCAGGACTTCAACGGCCCGTCCTACATGTTCACCAAGCTCAACGACGTGCGACCGGCGATGATCGCCGAGGCCACCGCCGCCGCGCGCAGCGGCGCTGAACAGTTCGCCAAGGATTCCGGCGCGCCGCTCGGCCCCATCAAGACCGCTGGCCAGGGGTCTTTCGAGATCCTCTCGCGCGACGGAACGGGCGACGAGGCCAGTTCCCCCAACAAGAAGGTGCGCGTGGTCACGACGATCAGCTACCGCTTGAAATAG
- a CDS encoding DUF2171 domain-containing protein has protein sequence MINASMIKEHQEVVGSDGGHVGRVDHVKGDQIELAKLDLGSGLKHHMIPVSWVSRVDEHVHLNLSKDEAKARWTEKH, from the coding sequence ATGATAAACGCCTCGATGATCAAGGAACATCAGGAAGTCGTCGGTTCCGACGGCGGCCACGTCGGCCGGGTGGACCACGTAAAGGGCGATCAGATCGAGCTGGCCAAACTGGATCTGGGTTCAGGCCTGAAGCACCATATGATCCCGGTCAGCTGGGTGTCCCGCGTCGACGAGCACGTTCATCTCAACCTCAGCAAGGACGAGGCCAAGGCGCGCTGGACCGAGAAGCACTAG
- a CDS encoding YccF domain-containing protein, producing MIRLILNLLWFFLGGFASGLAWLFGGLLLALTIVGLPWAFSAWRIASYSFWPFGREIVWRDPNPADLGAGCLGVGLNVIWLVLAGWYIALAHILIAVPQFVSLIGIPFALKNVELARLSLAPVGRTIRDKG from the coding sequence TTGATCCGATTGATCCTCAATCTGCTGTGGTTCTTCCTGGGCGGCTTCGCCTCGGGTCTGGCTTGGTTGTTCGGCGGACTGCTGCTGGCGTTGACCATCGTGGGCCTGCCGTGGGCGTTCTCGGCGTGGCGGATCGCCAGCTATTCCTTCTGGCCGTTCGGGCGCGAGATCGTCTGGCGCGATCCGAACCCGGCCGATCTGGGCGCAGGCTGTCTGGGCGTGGGGCTGAACGTGATCTGGCTGGTGCTGGCGGGCTGGTACATCGCCCTGGCGCATATCCTGATCGCCGTGCCGCAGTTCGTCAGCCTGATCGGCATTCCGTTCGCGCTGAAGAATGTCGAACTGGCGCGGCTGTCGCTGGCGCCTGTCGGGCGGACCATCCGCGACAAGGGCTGA
- the miaA gene encoding tRNA (adenosine(37)-N6)-dimethylallyltransferase MiaA translates to MSQPLLTLIAGPTASGKSRLAMQRARETGAVIINADSQQLYADLRVLSARPSAEDEAKIPHRLYGVADAADAWSVGRWSRAVMDLLAELAAEGRPGLLVGGTGLYFNALTKGLAEIPPVPAAVRDAVQTEFDAEGEAVFRRRLALVDPAAEAAIFPADRQRLVRAFSVHRASGRALSDWKADTRSLLAPGSYDAVVVEPPRERLYAACDARVDVMMAHGALDEVRALVARDLPPDLPAMKAVGVRELAAHLAGDLSLDDAVAAVKQSTRNYAKRQLTWFRNQQRDWPRHPGFA, encoded by the coding sequence TTGTCCCAACCCCTCCTCACCCTGATCGCCGGCCCCACCGCCTCGGGCAAGTCGCGGCTGGCGATGCAGCGCGCGCGCGAAACGGGCGCCGTCATCATCAACGCCGACAGCCAGCAGTTGTACGCCGACCTGCGCGTGCTCAGCGCCCGGCCGTCCGCCGAGGACGAGGCCAAGATTCCGCACCGCCTCTACGGCGTCGCCGACGCCGCCGACGCCTGGTCCGTCGGGCGCTGGAGCCGTGCGGTGATGGATCTGCTCGCCGAACTGGCCGCCGAGGGCCGCCCGGGCCTGCTGGTCGGGGGGACGGGCCTCTACTTCAACGCCCTGACCAAGGGGCTGGCCGAAATCCCGCCTGTCCCAGCCGCCGTCCGCGACGCCGTTCAGACCGAGTTCGACGCCGAGGGCGAGGCCGTCTTCCGCCGCCGCCTGGCGCTGGTCGACCCCGCCGCCGAGGCCGCCATCTTTCCCGCAGACCGCCAGCGGCTGGTCCGCGCCTTCAGCGTGCATCGCGCGAGCGGCCGCGCCCTCAGCGACTGGAAGGCCGACACCCGCTCCCTGCTGGCGCCCGGCAGCTATGACGCCGTTGTCGTGGAGCCCCCGCGCGAACGCCTTTACGCCGCCTGCGACGCCCGCGTCGATGTAATGATGGCCCACGGCGCTCTGGACGAGGTGCGCGCCCTTGTCGCCCGGGACCTGCCCCCCGATCTGCCCGCCATGAAGGCCGTCGGCGTGCGGGAGCTGGCGGCGCATCTGGCGGGCGACCTGTCGCTGGACGACGCCGTCGCCGCCGTGAAGCAATCCACCCGCAACTACGCCAAGCGCCAGTTGACCTGGTTCCGCAACCAGCAGCGAGACTGGCCCCGCCATCCCGGTTTCGCCTGA
- a CDS encoding ATP-dependent helicase encodes MGAPPAPDAQTLSRVPAPVTDLPAPRISDLARAQSPQGAPQGATSDYLAGLNPEQREAVETTEGPVLVLAGAGTGKTRVLTTRLAHILATGRAKPWELLVVTFTNKAAREMRERIGHLIGPSAEGLRWLGTFHSVAAQILRRHAELVGLKSSFTILDTDDQERLLKQLLEAANIDTKRFTPKSLAHMIDHWKNRGWTPDKLPPGEDFANGKGPALYAAYQARLATLNACDFGDLLLHNITILSKHADLAEEYRRRFRYILVDEYQDTNVAQYLWLRLLTSSTGNVCCVGDDDQSIYGWRGAEVDNILRFERDFPGAKVIRLERNYRSTKHILGAASALIAANQDRLGKTLWTEDDSGDKVRVRGVWDGEAEARLIADEIETARKQGMNYKDMAVLVRASFQMRAFEERFLMLAIPYVVIGGPRFFERAEIRDAHAYLRLIQSEDDDLAFERIVNTPKRGIGDTSVQKILHIARENGVSAMRAVRHLITTDELQARTRTPLANFVRDLDRWRDLMAMGTPHWQVTETLLDESGYTAMQKADRTSGQTRLDNLKELTQSMQSFETLQAYLEHVSLVMDLERRDENADGSGSVQIMTLHGAKGLEFPLVFLPGWEEGVFPSQRSIDEKGVKGLEEERRLAYVGVTRAKQDARISFAANRMVYGRWTSQLPSRFVDELPLAHVEPQSDTGYYGASSGMKEAKSRWDEAPSFGGGYSSPGWKRAQTYTAAQTPKPAYARRAVIEGEGRLIATADPKAASGWSRGDRVFHQKFGYGHVRAVEGNKLVVTFDKAGEKKVIDTFVEKA; translated from the coding sequence ATGGGCGCCCCGCCCGCCCCAGACGCCCAGACGCTGTCCCGAGTACCCGCCCCTGTGACCGACCTGCCCGCTCCCCGCATTTCCGACCTCGCCCGCGCCCAGAGTCCGCAAGGTGCTCCGCAAGGCGCGACGTCCGACTATCTGGCCGGGCTCAACCCCGAACAGCGCGAGGCGGTGGAGACGACCGAGGGGCCGGTTCTGGTGCTGGCCGGAGCCGGCACGGGCAAGACGCGCGTCCTGACCACCCGTCTGGCGCACATTCTGGCGACCGGCCGGGCCAAGCCGTGGGAGCTGCTGGTCGTCACCTTCACCAACAAGGCTGCGCGCGAGATGCGCGAACGGATCGGCCACCTGATCGGCCCGTCGGCCGAGGGGTTGCGCTGGCTGGGCACCTTCCACTCGGTGGCCGCACAGATCCTGCGTCGTCATGCGGAACTGGTCGGGCTGAAGTCCAGCTTCACCATCTTGGACACCGACGATCAGGAGCGGCTGCTGAAGCAGCTGCTGGAAGCGGCCAACATCGACACCAAGCGGTTCACGCCCAAGTCGCTGGCCCATATGATCGACCACTGGAAGAACCGCGGCTGGACGCCCGACAAGCTGCCGCCCGGCGAAGACTTCGCCAACGGGAAGGGCCCGGCGCTCTACGCCGCCTATCAGGCGCGGCTGGCGACGCTGAACGCCTGCGACTTCGGCGACCTGCTGCTGCACAACATCACCATCCTGTCGAAACACGCTGATCTGGCGGAGGAATATCGCCGCCGGTTCCGCTACATCCTGGTGGACGAATATCAGGACACCAACGTCGCCCAGTATCTGTGGCTGCGGCTGCTGACCTCTTCGACCGGCAACGTCTGCTGCGTCGGCGATGACGATCAGTCTATCTATGGCTGGCGCGGGGCCGAGGTGGACAATATCCTGCGCTTCGAGCGCGACTTCCCCGGCGCCAAGGTCATCCGACTGGAGCGCAACTACCGCTCGACCAAGCACATCCTGGGCGCGGCCTCGGCCCTGATCGCGGCCAATCAGGACCGACTGGGCAAGACCCTGTGGACCGAGGACGACAGCGGCGACAAGGTCCGCGTGCGCGGCGTCTGGGACGGCGAGGCCGAGGCCCGCCTGATCGCCGACGAGATCGAGACCGCGCGCAAGCAGGGCATGAATTACAAGGACATGGCCGTCCTTGTTCGCGCGTCGTTTCAGATGCGGGCGTTTGAAGAACGCTTTCTGATGCTGGCCATTCCCTATGTCGTCATCGGCGGCCCGCGCTTCTTCGAGCGAGCGGAAATCCGCGACGCCCACGCCTATCTGCGGCTGATCCAGTCCGAGGACGACGATCTGGCCTTCGAGCGCATCGTCAACACGCCCAAGCGCGGCATCGGCGACACCAGCGTCCAGAAAATCCTGCACATCGCGCGCGAGAACGGCGTCTCGGCCATGCGGGCGGTGCGCCATCTGATCACGACGGACGAGCTTCAGGCGCGCACGCGCACGCCGCTGGCCAACTTTGTGCGCGATCTGGACCGCTGGCGCGACCTGATGGCCATGGGCACGCCGCACTGGCAAGTGACGGAGACCCTGCTGGACGAGAGCGGCTATACCGCCATGCAGAAGGCCGACCGCACCAGCGGCCAGACGCGGCTCGACAACCTGAAGGAACTGACCCAGTCGATGCAGTCGTTCGAGACGCTGCAGGCCTATCTGGAGCATGTCTCCCTGGTCATGGACCTGGAGCGCCGCGACGAGAACGCCGACGGCTCAGGCTCGGTGCAGATCATGACCCTGCACGGCGCCAAGGGGCTGGAGTTCCCGCTGGTCTTCCTGCCAGGCTGGGAGGAAGGCGTCTTCCCCAGCCAACGCAGCATCGACGAGAAGGGCGTGAAGGGGCTGGAGGAGGAACGCCGCCTGGCCTACGTCGGCGTTACCCGCGCCAAGCAGGACGCGCGCATCAGCTTCGCCGCCAACCGCATGGTCTACGGCCGCTGGACCTCGCAACTGCCCAGCCGCTTCGTCGATGAACTGCCCCTGGCCCACGTCGAGCCGCAGTCGGACACCGGCTACTACGGCGCCTCGAGCGGGATGAAGGAGGCCAAGAGCCGCTGGGACGAGGCTCCCTCGTTCGGCGGCGGCTATTCCAGCCCCGGCTGGAAGCGCGCCCAGACCTACACCGCCGCCCAGACGCCCAAGCCCGCCTACGCCCGCCGCGCCGTGATCGAGGGCGAAGGCCGCCTGATCGCCACCGCCGATCCCAAGGCAGCGTCCGGCTGGTCCCGCGGCGATCGCGTCTTCCACCAGAAGTTCGGCTACGGCCACGTCCGCGCGGTGGAGGGCAACAAGCTGGTCGTCACCTTCGACAAGGCCGGCGAGAAGAAGGTCATCGACACCTTCGTGGAGAAGGCGTGA
- the fumC gene encoding class II fumarate hydratase: MSNVRIETDTFGPIEVAADRYWGAQAQRSLGNFKIGWEKMPLPIVRALGVVKRAAAETNRDLGKLDAKLADAIIAAANEVIEGKLNDHFPLVVWQTGSGTQSNMNANEVISNRAIEMLGGEMGSKKPVHPNDHVNMSQSSNDTYPTAMHVACAEQVVNDLLPALKHLHAALDAKAKAWAHIIKIGRTHTQDATPLTLGQEFGGYAHQVAMGIERIELTLPRLMELAQGGTAVGTGLNAPIGFAEKVAENIGKITGLPFTTAPNKFEALAAHDAMVFTHGAINTVAASLFKIANDIRFLGSGPRAGLGELSLPENEPGSSIMPGKVNPTQSEALTQVCAQVFGNNAAISFAGSQGHFELNVYNPVMAYNFLQSVRLVADAAVSFTDNCVVGIEPREDNIKDGLENSLMLVTALNAKLGYDTCAKIAKTAHKNGTTLRQEAVGGGYLTDAEFDEYVRPEKMIAPQ; the protein is encoded by the coding sequence ATGAGCAACGTTCGTATCGAAACCGACACCTTCGGCCCCATCGAGGTCGCCGCTGATCGCTATTGGGGCGCGCAAGCCCAGCGCTCGCTCGGCAACTTCAAGATCGGCTGGGAGAAGATGCCGCTGCCGATCGTGCGTGCGCTCGGCGTCGTCAAGCGCGCCGCCGCCGAGACCAACCGCGACCTGGGCAAGCTGGACGCCAAGCTGGCCGACGCCATCATCGCCGCAGCCAATGAAGTGATCGAGGGCAAGCTGAACGACCACTTCCCGCTGGTCGTCTGGCAGACCGGTTCGGGCACCCAGTCGAACATGAACGCCAATGAGGTGATCTCGAACCGCGCCATCGAGATGCTGGGCGGCGAGATGGGCTCCAAGAAGCCGGTCCACCCCAACGACCACGTCAACATGAGCCAGTCGTCGAACGACACCTATCCGACGGCCATGCACGTCGCCTGCGCCGAGCAGGTGGTCAACGACCTGCTGCCTGCGCTGAAGCACCTGCACGCTGCGCTGGACGCCAAGGCCAAGGCCTGGGCCCACATCATCAAGATCGGCCGCACCCACACCCAGGACGCCACGCCCCTGACGCTGGGCCAAGAGTTCGGCGGCTACGCCCACCAGGTCGCCATGGGCATCGAGCGCATCGAACTGACCCTGCCGCGCCTGATGGAGCTGGCCCAGGGCGGCACCGCCGTCGGCACTGGCCTGAACGCGCCGATCGGCTTTGCCGAGAAGGTCGCCGAGAACATCGGCAAGATCACCGGCCTGCCCTTCACCACGGCGCCGAACAAGTTCGAGGCCCTGGCCGCCCACGACGCGATGGTCTTCACCCACGGCGCCATCAACACGGTCGCCGCCTCGCTGTTCAAGATCGCCAACGACATCCGCTTCCTGGGCTCGGGCCCGCGCGCCGGTCTGGGCGAGCTGTCGCTACCCGAAAACGAGCCGGGCTCGTCCATCATGCCGGGCAAGGTCAACCCGACCCAGAGCGAAGCCCTGACCCAGGTCTGCGCCCAGGTGTTCGGCAACAACGCCGCCATCTCGTTCGCGGGTTCGCAAGGCCACTTCGAGCTGAACGTCTACAACCCGGTGATGGCCTACAACTTCCTGCAGTCGGTGCGTCTGGTCGCCGATGCGGCCGTCAGCTTCACCGACAACTGCGTCGTCGGCATCGAGCCGCGCGAGGACAACATCAAGGATGGCCTGGAAAACAGCCTGATGCTGGTCACCGCTTTGAACGCCAAGCTGGGCTACGACACCTGCGCCAAGATCGCTAAGACGGCGCACAAGAACGGCACCACCCTGCGCCAGGAAGCCGTCGGCGGCGGCTATCTGACCGACGCCGAGTTCGACGAATACGTCCGCCCCGAGAAGATGATCGCGCCGCAGTAA
- a CDS encoding DUF4169 family protein, with protein sequence MGVHNVDAPPDAGTRLMAEIVNLNRARKARAKVDAKRTAEANRLTFGRTKAERLTTQTERERDAARLDGHKLEKPDDA encoded by the coding sequence GTGGGAGTTCACAATGTCGATGCCCCGCCCGATGCCGGGACGCGCCTGATGGCCGAGATCGTCAACTTGAACCGGGCGCGCAAGGCGCGCGCCAAGGTCGACGCCAAACGCACGGCCGAGGCCAACCGCCTGACCTTCGGCCGCACCAAGGCCGAACGACTGACCACCCAGACGGAGCGCGAGCGCGACGCCGCCCGGCTGGACGGTCACAAGTTGGAAAAGCCTGACGACGCCTAG